A window of Verrucomicrobiales bacterium genomic DNA:
CTACCGAAACCTGGGCGACTGGAAGTTCGAGGATGTAACGTCTCAGGCCGGGGTGGCGTGCGACGGTCAATTCTCCACCGGAAGTGTGCTGGCGGACATCGATGGCGATGGGTTACTTGATCTCTTGGTCAACGGGATTGGCTCCGGAACCAGGCTGTTTCGCAACCGCGGAGGGCTACAATTCACCGAATCGATCCCATCCGGCCTGATGGCAGACCGTGGGAGCACAACCATGGCGCTCGCCGATATCAATGGCGACGGCTACCTCGATCTTTATATAGCGAACTACCACACCCGCACCGTCAAGGACTCCCCCGCAGGCCTGGAGGTCCAGGCCGGCTACGTCGGGGGCAAGTTTGTCATTGAGCCCCCTGGGCTATTCCTTCCCCTGCCCCTCAAGTCCGGTGGGATGAACCTGTTTGAGCGGGGAGAACCTGACGTGCTGTACCTCAACAATGGTCGGGGAGGATTTACCGTCGCAGACTGGACTCAGGGGCGCTTTCGAGAGTCCGATGGATCGCCGCTCGCCGAGGCACCCAAGGACTGGGGGCTCTGCGCCGCCTTTCGAGACCTGAACCGAGACGGCCACCCGGACCTCTATGTCTGCAACGACTTCTTCCACTCACCCGATCGGCTCTGGATCAATGATGGCTCCGGCAACTTCCGGGCGGCCGACCCTTTAGTCCTGCGACAGACTAGCATGTCCTCCATGTCGGCGGACTTCGCGGACATCAATCGCGATGGCCGCGACGACATTCTCGTCCTGGACATGATGAGCCGCGAGCACCGACGCCGTCACCGGCAGCGAGGAAGTCTGGTGCACTTGCAGGTGACCACGCCGATGCAGGATCCGTTGTTTCGACCGGAGACGGCGCGCAACACGCTGCAAGTCCAGCGATCCGACGGCACCTATGTCGAACTGGCGCAATACAGCGGCCTCGAAGCTTCAGAATGGAGTTGGGGTGTCGTCTTTCTGGATGTGGACCTCGACGGGTTCGAGGATGCGCTCGTTACAAATGGAAACATTCGGGATGCCAACGACGCCGACCTCTCCCGTGCCGGAAACTCACGCATGGATCCCGCGAGCACGGCTAAGACCCGGGATAAAAACCTGCGATTCCCCCCGTTGGAGACCGCCAACCTGGCGTTCCGGAATCGAGGTGACCTGACCTTCGAGGAGGTGGGCGACACCTGGGGCTTTGCAACCCGCGGGGTTTCTCATGGAATGGCGCTGGCCGACTTGGACAATGACGGGGATCAGGATGTGGTCGTCAACCACCTCGGCCAAGCGGCGGGACTCTATCGTAACAACTCGTCAGCCCCGCGAGTTGTGGTGCGGCTGCGCGGCCGAAGCCCCAATGCTCAGGCCATTGGCGCGCGGGTTGAGCTGCGAGGTGGCGCGGTGCCGATCCAGACACAGGAAATCATGAGCGGAGGACGCTATCTCTCCGGTGATGATCCCACACGCTCTTTTGCCGCAGGCACGCTGACGAATCGGATGGAGCTGCACGTGCGCTGGCGCAGCGGGGCGGAAACCACCATCGCGGACATTCGCGCGAACCAGCGCATCGAGGTTCAAGAACTGGAGCCCGACGCGTCGAAACCCTTGGCCGCTCCGTCCCCAGCCCCGCGGTCCAGTCCGTTCTTCACGGATGTCAGCGAACGGCTGCGGCATCCGCATCAGGAGAATCCCTTTCGCGAAGACGAACGTCAGCCACTCCTCACTCGCGAGCTCGGACGGCTCGGCCCGGCGCTTGCCTGGAAAGATCTAGATACCGATGGACGCGAGGATCTCATCGTTGGAGGCTCGCGAGGCGGCTACTTTGTCGTCTACCTCAACGAGGCTTCGGGCAAGTTCAAACCGCTGCGTCGGAAGCAGGCGCTTGAACGCGATCAGACTTCCCTGCTCGCCTTTATGCACCCCGGCAGCAGAGCCATTCAACTCCTGGCCGGCTCGGCCAACTACGAGGAAGGCACCACCAACAGCAGTCTGCTGATAGGATATGATCTGCAGAAAGGGACGGAAACCGGATTGATCCCCGACCGCTCCTGGAGCGTAGGCCCGCTGGCGATCGGCGTGTGCGACCGTGCTCCGATGCTGTTTGTGGGGGGACGTGTCCACCCAGGACGCTATCCTGCTCCCAGCGGCTCAGCGTTATTTCAGCTCCAAGAGGGTGCCTGGGTGCCTGTGCCCGAGGCGGCAGAAGTCTTCCAGCAGGCCAGCCTCGTGAGCGGCGCCACCTGGGCGGACCTCGATGGTGACGGATCCCCGGAGCTGCTAGCCGCCTGCGAATGGGGACCTGTGCGCGTGTACGCCCGGAGGGCAGGCGCATGGAAAGAGCAGACCGCATCGTGGCAGCTGGCCCAGTTCACCGGCTTGTGGAATGGGATTGCAGCCGGGGATTTTGATGAGGATGGACGGCTCGATTTTGTTGCCTCGAACTGGGGACGGAACTCGCGCTATGAACGTCATCGCGGCCAGCCGCTCCGGCTGTACTATGGCGAGTGGACGGAGGGCGGCCCACTCGCCCTCAGTGAGTCTTACTTCGATCCCGCCCAGGGCGGTTACGTTCCCTTCGTCACGCTCGATCGCCTCCGGGCCACCTATCCCGCTGTTTCCGAACGCTACCCCCATTTCGCCGATTACTCCCGCATTACTTGCGAAGAACTGTTCTCGACGCCCAACGGGGCGCCGCACTACCTGACGGCACGCTGTCTGGAGACCACCCTTTTCCTGAATCGTGGCGATCACTTCGAGGCTCGTGCTTTGCCGGCAGAGGCCCAGTGGGCACCCGCCTTCGGGGTTTCCATTGGCGACCTGGACGGAGACGGGCACGAGGATGTCGTGCTCAGCCAGAACTTTGCAGGGATGTTAACCGAAGAGGGCCGACTGGACTGCGGGCGTGGGTTGTGGCTGCGTGGGGATGGGAAAGGTGGACTGCAAGCGGTGGATGCCAACGTGAGCGGACTCCGCATCGTCGGGGACGGCCGCGCAACCGCCCTCTGCGACTATGATGCCGACGGCCGCCCCGACCTCGCCGTCGCTCAGAATAACGGACCGGTGAAACTTTATCACAACGACCAAGGCCGGCCGGGCATTCGCGTACGGCTCCAAGGTCCGGCGACAAACCCCGAAGGGATCGGTGCCGTGGTTCGAGTCAAATACTCCCGTTCCCTCGGTCCGGCGCGATCCTTCACGTTAGGTTCTGGATACTGGTCGCAGGAAAGCTCGGTCCAAATTCTGGGCCTGCGCACGAACGACTCTCCCACGGGCCTGTGGGTCCGGTGGGCAAATGGCACCGTTTCCGAAACTCCGCTTCCTACAGACTCACGCGACTTACTCCTCACCCACCCCGCTTTATGACTCTTGGCACCACCTCCCACCCACTTACCCACCTTCTGTTGGCACTTCTCAGCCTGCTGCCGATGGCCGCCAGTTCCGCTGATTCGACGCTTCCGACGGAAACGTGGCGTCCCCAGTTTCACTTTACTCCGGCGACCAATTGGATGAATGACCCGAACGGCATGGTCTATTATGAGGGGGAGTATCACCTCTTTTATCAGTTCAACCCCTTCGGAATTCGTTGGGGGCACATGAGCTGGGGACATGCGGTCAGTCGTGATCTGGTTCGATGGGAACATCTCCCGATCGCTCTACTCGAAGAGAATGGGGTGATGATTTTCTCGGGCAGTGCGGTGGTGGATTGGAAAAACACCTCCGGCTTCGGCCAGGATGGAAAACCGCCGATGGTGGCGATCTATACCGGACACTACACCACCAAACCGTTGCAGAACCAACAGATCGCTTACAGCAATGATCGAGGACGGACGTGGACAAAGTACGCCGGCAACCCGGTGCTGGATATCGGCGAAGCCGACTTCCGTGATCCCAAAGTGATTTGGCATGAGCCCACCCAAAAGTGGATCATGGCGGTCTCGTGGCCTCAGCATCGTCAAGTGCGCTTCTACGCGTCTGCAAACTTGAAGCAATGGTCGCATCTGAGTGATTTTGGGCCTGCTGGATCCACAACGGGGATCTGGGAGTGTCCGGATCTTTTCCCTGTCAAAGTTGAGGGATCAGGCCAGCAGAAGAAATGGGTTCTGGTGGTGAATGTGGGATCCGGAGCGCCGGCAGGTGGATCGGGGTGTCAATACTTCGTAGGAGACTTCGATGGAAACGAATTCAGTCTAGATGCCTCGTTTCCGAAGCCACAGCCGGAGGTCGTCCCGAACGGGCTCATTCTGGGAGACTTTGAGGGAGAAGGCTATGGATCCTGGAAGGCAACGGGTGAGGCTTTTGGCACGTCCCCCGCTCGGGGAAAAATTGGAGGACAGCAGGCGGTGGACGGGTTCCGCGGAACGGGACTACTCAATAGCTTCACGGGAGGCGACAAGTCCCAGGGATCCCTCACGTCCACCCCTTTTGAAATCAACCGAAAACACCTAAGTTTCTTGATCGGCGGCGGCAATCACGCCGACAAGACCTGCGTCAATCTGCGCGTCGACGGAACCGTGGTGCGCTCCGCCACTGGGGACAATGCCGAACGGCTCTCCTGGAAATCCTGGAGTGTATCGGATCTTCAAGGAAAGAAAGGTATCCTCGAGGTGGTTGACCGCGAGCAGGGAGGTTGGGGCCACATCAACGCCGATCATTTTGTGCTCGCCGACGAACCGGCGCGCCCCGCGCATACGCCAGCGTTGTGGGCCGATTGGGGACGCGATTTCTACGCGGCGGTGTCCTGGAGTGACATCCCGGTCCGCGATGGTCGCCGACTTTGGTTGGGGTGGATGAGTAATTGGGAGTATGCCAACGACGTTCCGACAGTCCCTTGGCGCAGCGCCATGTCGATTCCCCGAGAGTTGATGCTACGATCCACCCCAACAGGCATGACGCTGGTGCAGCGGCCGGTGCGCGAGCTGGCCAACTACCGCGGAAAGCAGCATCGTTTCTCCGGGGCCTCACTGGTGAAAGCCAACCAGTGGCTGCAGAAACGAGAATTCGCGACCCCGCTGCTCGAGGTGGAGTTGGAACTCCAGTCGCGCGGCACAGAGGGTATCACCCTGGAGTTGGCGACCGAGCGCAACGAAACGGTCGAGGTGCGCTACGATCCAGGTCGCAGTTCCCTCATCCTGGATCGGACCCGCTCCGGACGGATCGATTTCCACGAAAAGTTTCCGGGGCGCTACGAGGCTCCGCTCGGGTTGCAGGAGGGAAAAATAAAGCTGAACCTCCTGATCGACCGGTCGTCCCTCGAAGTGTTCGGGAACGATGGGCTCGTCTGCCTCACGAGCCTCATGCTGCCGGAAGGCAAGACGCGCACGTTCCGCTTCCACGAGCCTGTCGGCTCCTGGAAGATCCAACAACTCCGCATCTGGGAGCTCCAGATTCCCAAATTGTGATGCGATCGTCAGCTTTGATCTTAGCCGCCTGGCTCCTGCTCGGGCTTCCGCAGCCGGGCACCGCGCAAGGACCGAGTGGAACCAATCACTGGGCCTTTACCCCACCCAGCCGGCCCACGCCGCCCGCCCCTCGGCAGACGAACTCAGTCCAAAGCCCCATCGACGCTTTCGTCCGCGCGCGATTGGAGGTGGAGAACCTGCAGCCCGCGCCGCCGGCCGCCCCCGAAACTCTGCATCGTCGCCTCTGTCTCGATCTCACGGGACTGCCGCCTAGCCCGGAAGAGACCTCGAATTTCGTGCGCGCTTTCCGGCAGGATCCTCGGCAAGCGGTCTCCGATCGGGTGGATCAGCTTCTCGCCTCCCCTCGTTACGGGGAGCACATGGCCTCTCGCTGGTTGGATCTGGCCCGCTACGCTGACACCAGCGGGTTCCAAGGGGACCCGTTCCGCAGCATGTGGCGGTGGCGCGACTACGTCATCGAATCATTTAACCGAAATCTGCCCTTCGACCAATTCACCATCGAGCAACTCGCCGGGGATCTCCTGCCAAACCCGACTCTGAATCAACGACTCGCGACCGGATTTAACCGAAACCATCGCTTCAACACGGAGTTCGGATCCATCAATGAGGAATGGCTGGTGGAGAATGTGATCGATCGCGTCGAAACGACGTCGGCCGTGTGGTTGGGGCTCACCATGGGATGCGGACGCTGCCACGACCACAAATACGACCCTATTTCCCAGACCGAGTTCTACCAGTTTTTCGCCTTTTTCAACAATCTACCCGAGCGAGGGGTGTTCTGGGATGGAAACGATCCCGCGTTTGCCCCCTCGCTGCGGGCTCCCACACCGGCCGATCAGGAGAAGCTCGCAGCCCTTGAAGCCACTGTGCAGGAGCGAGAGGCGGAGGTGCGTCGGATGGAGACCTCCTTGATGCTGTCCCACGAGCAACAAGCCTGGGAGCGCCGCCGCTCTCGGCAGTTTCGACGAGAACTTCAACCTCACCTGGAGGTCGACATGGCCGTCGGTCCAAACCGCGTACAGTCGTTCCTCTTTCCCACCAGCCAGGTACTCCATCTCCCTCTCGACGGATCGCTGGCGGGGCGTTTCGGAACGCGCACCACGCTGACGAACCGCACGCAGATTACCACCAACCAAGTGACGGACGTGATTCAATCCATCATCTCGAATTCACAAGAGATCACGCAGCGGGTGGCGTTTGCCAAAACGGTCGCCGTCCGAAGCCCGGTCCAACCGGAGTTTGGAGACGGGGCGGTTGGACAGTCACTTCGACTGTCCGGGCTTGAACCTGCCCTGGCGCTGTCCGGCGTCCTGGATCAGGATCGCGCCACGTTGGCTTTCTGGCTGCGACCCGAGGTACCGAGCGGAGTGATCCTGCATAAGCTGGGACGCCAGGAACTGTTTCCCATCGGCATCCTGCTGACGCTGACCAACGGGCATCTGCATTTCGAGGCACATCACAAGATTTTCGAATTTGACGCGACGATGGTGCCGCTGGAGATGACTTCGAACCTCCAGCTTCCCCTTCACGAATGGACCCACATCGCCTTGGTCCTGGATGGCAAGCGTCGACGACGCGGTCCGACGCTGTTCGTCAATGGCCAAGCTCAACAACTGGAGCCGATCAAGGCATCCGCCCGGGGTCTCAGCACGCTCGTGAACGCGGAACCGCTCACCATCGGAGGAGGAGGCGGGCAGGCCGGTTTGAGAGGCTGGGTCGATGATCTGCGCTGGTTTGATCGGGCGTTGACGGACCGGGAGGTCAGGCTGCTCGCCGCGATCCCGCAGGCCATGGCGCTGAGTAGTTCGCCACTCCAGCGATCACCGCAGGAGCAGATCCAAGCTGGATCCTTTTATCGAACCTTTCTGTCTTCATCACTGGCCACCCAGCACGTGGCCCTCGCGGAAGCGGTTGCCAAGCTGGAGGAATTTCAAAAGGACTTGCCGGAGGTGATGGTCATGGCCGAGCGCCCTGAGCCGGCAACCGCCCGAGTGCTATTCCGGGGACAATACGATGCGCCCCGCGAGCAGGTCTCGGCCAACATTCCCGCCTCCTTAGGCACCCTGGGACCCTCGGCTTCCCCCAATCGACTCCACCTGGCTCGCTGGCTGGTGTCCACCAACAACCCGCTGACAGCAAGAGTTTTCGTTAATCGCGTCTGGGAGCAGCTTTTTGGCATCGGGCTGGTCCGCACCTCCGAGGACTTCGGCACCCAGGCGGAGGTACCCTCGCATCCGGAGCTTTTGGATTGGCTCGCGGTGGACTGGATGCAAGGAGGTTGGGATATCAAGTCGCTACTGAAGAAGATTGTCACCAGCGCGACTTACCAGCAAAGCTCCTCCTGTTCACCTGCCCTGCGCGAACGCGATCCGGAAAACCGGCTTTTGGCCAGGGGGCCGCGCTTCCGCCTACCGGCCGAGGCGATTCGCGACCTCGCGCTTGCAGTGTCGGGAAGCCTGGTGGAACAGGTCGGCGGCCCATCGGTCACCCCCTATCTGCCCGGCGACAAACCCAAGGAATCCCCCCAGCTCTATCGTCGATCGCTCTATTCGCTCTGGCAGCGAACTCGCTTTAACCCGAGTTTGGCGACCTTCGATGCCCCCTCGCGGGAAGCGTGCACGGTCAAGCGTCCACGAACGAACACCCCGCTTCAGGCCCTCGCCCTGATGAATGAGGTGACTTTTGTCGAGGCCTCTCGTCGGCTGGCCGAGCGCACCATGCGCGCCAACGCCACCCTCGATGGCCGCATTGCGTTCATGGTTCAAACAGCTCTCGGCCGCCCGCCTGAAACGCAGGAACTCGCCGCCCTGCGCCGCATCACGGAGTCCCAGCTCGAGCGGTATCGTTCCAACCGGATCGCCGCGGAGGATTTAGTCGCCGTGGGCGCGTCGAAAGCCGATCCCTCGCTCAACGTCCAGGAGTTGGCCGCCTACACTCTGGTGGCCAGCACCTTGATGAACCTGGACGAATTCATCACCAAGGAATAGCCATGAACCTACCGCCATTCTTCATCGACCCGCTGCGGCGGCGCGCATTTCTAGAACGGTCCGCCGCCGGAATGGGATTGCTGGCGCTCGGCTCCTTATTCGCAAGCGGAGCCAGCTCAGCAAAGGAGACCGCCACCGCCGGATATCGTCGTCCGGTGATCAAGGCTAAGCGCATCATCTATCTGCATCAGAGCGGCGCTCCTTCTCACCTGGATCTGTTCGACCACAAGCCAGGACTCGCCAAACTGAGGGGGGAAGACCTTCCTCCGAGCGTTCGCCAAGGTCAGCGGCTGACCGGAATGACCTCCGGCTACAGCAAGCTCCCCATTTTTCCCAGCCCATTCGAGTTCCGGCGGCATGGTCAAGGCGGGGCTTGGATGAGCGAACTGTGGCCCCACCTCAGCCAGGCGGCTGATGATTTGTGCCTGGTCCACACTCTGCACACCGATGCGATCAATCATGATCCGGCCATCACCTTTGTGCACACCGGGTCCCAGATCGCGGGCCGGCCAAGCTTCGGTTCCTGGCTCGCGTATGGGTTGGGTAGCGAGAATCAGGATCTGCCCGCGTTCGTGGTGTTGACCTCCGATGGCACGGGGCGTCCGGGTGACCAACCGCTGTACGACCGGCTGTGGTCGTCGGGTTTCCTCCCCAGCGAGTTTCAGGGTGTGCGCTTCCGCTCGGCCGGTGACCCGGTCCTGTTCCTATCGAATCCTCCAGGAGTGGATCGCTCCACGCGGAGCAGCATGCTTGAGGGTGTGCGCGAGTTAAACCAGCTTCGGCAGGGAACCGTGGGCGACCCCGAAATTCAAACTCGAATTGCCCAGTATGAAATGGCCTTCCGGATGCAAACCAGCGTGCCGGACCTGGGGGACCTTTCGAGAGAGCCAGCTCATGTGCTCAACCTCTACGGGCCGGAGGTGCGAAAGCCTGGAACTTTCGCCGCCAACTGCCTGCTCGCACGCCGGCTCGCCGAACGGAATGTGCGCTT
This region includes:
- a CDS encoding VCBS repeat-containing protein; this encodes MRLPARSVRSSDIGTTRSAMRWAIPPLAAWACAGLVLLGPLRWAKGAADPSGRSSAESISLQVPSGGAPGFTSLSAEMTHITFTNRLRPADLAKNQILEVGSGVALGDVDGDGRTDLYLCSLGGPNRLYRNLGDWKFEDVTSQAGVACDGQFSTGSVLADIDGDGLLDLLVNGIGSGTRLFRNRGGLQFTESIPSGLMADRGSTTMALADINGDGYLDLYIANYHTRTVKDSPAGLEVQAGYVGGKFVIEPPGLFLPLPLKSGGMNLFERGEPDVLYLNNGRGGFTVADWTQGRFRESDGSPLAEAPKDWGLCAAFRDLNRDGHPDLYVCNDFFHSPDRLWINDGSGNFRAADPLVLRQTSMSSMSADFADINRDGRDDILVLDMMSREHRRRHRQRGSLVHLQVTTPMQDPLFRPETARNTLQVQRSDGTYVELAQYSGLEASEWSWGVVFLDVDLDGFEDALVTNGNIRDANDADLSRAGNSRMDPASTAKTRDKNLRFPPLETANLAFRNRGDLTFEEVGDTWGFATRGVSHGMALADLDNDGDQDVVVNHLGQAAGLYRNNSSAPRVVVRLRGRSPNAQAIGARVELRGGAVPIQTQEIMSGGRYLSGDDPTRSFAAGTLTNRMELHVRWRSGAETTIADIRANQRIEVQELEPDASKPLAAPSPAPRSSPFFTDVSERLRHPHQENPFREDERQPLLTRELGRLGPALAWKDLDTDGREDLIVGGSRGGYFVVYLNEASGKFKPLRRKQALERDQTSLLAFMHPGSRAIQLLAGSANYEEGTTNSSLLIGYDLQKGTETGLIPDRSWSVGPLAIGVCDRAPMLFVGGRVHPGRYPAPSGSALFQLQEGAWVPVPEAAEVFQQASLVSGATWADLDGDGSPELLAACEWGPVRVYARRAGAWKEQTASWQLAQFTGLWNGIAAGDFDEDGRLDFVASNWGRNSRYERHRGQPLRLYYGEWTEGGPLALSESYFDPAQGGYVPFVTLDRLRATYPAVSERYPHFADYSRITCEELFSTPNGAPHYLTARCLETTLFLNRGDHFEARALPAEAQWAPAFGVSIGDLDGDGHEDVVLSQNFAGMLTEEGRLDCGRGLWLRGDGKGGLQAVDANVSGLRIVGDGRATALCDYDADGRPDLAVAQNNGPVKLYHNDQGRPGIRVRLQGPATNPEGIGAVVRVKYSRSLGPARSFTLGSGYWSQESSVQILGLRTNDSPTGLWVRWANGTVSETPLPTDSRDLLLTHPAL
- a CDS encoding glycoside hydrolase family 32 protein, giving the protein MTLGTTSHPLTHLLLALLSLLPMAASSADSTLPTETWRPQFHFTPATNWMNDPNGMVYYEGEYHLFYQFNPFGIRWGHMSWGHAVSRDLVRWEHLPIALLEENGVMIFSGSAVVDWKNTSGFGQDGKPPMVAIYTGHYTTKPLQNQQIAYSNDRGRTWTKYAGNPVLDIGEADFRDPKVIWHEPTQKWIMAVSWPQHRQVRFYASANLKQWSHLSDFGPAGSTTGIWECPDLFPVKVEGSGQQKKWVLVVNVGSGAPAGGSGCQYFVGDFDGNEFSLDASFPKPQPEVVPNGLILGDFEGEGYGSWKATGEAFGTSPARGKIGGQQAVDGFRGTGLLNSFTGGDKSQGSLTSTPFEINRKHLSFLIGGGNHADKTCVNLRVDGTVVRSATGDNAERLSWKSWSVSDLQGKKGILEVVDREQGGWGHINADHFVLADEPARPAHTPALWADWGRDFYAAVSWSDIPVRDGRRLWLGWMSNWEYANDVPTVPWRSAMSIPRELMLRSTPTGMTLVQRPVRELANYRGKQHRFSGASLVKANQWLQKREFATPLLEVELELQSRGTEGITLELATERNETVEVRYDPGRSSLILDRTRSGRIDFHEKFPGRYEAPLGLQEGKIKLNLLIDRSSLEVFGNDGLVCLTSLMLPEGKTRTFRFHEPVGSWKIQQLRIWELQIPKL
- a CDS encoding DUF1553 domain-containing protein, coding for MRSSALILAAWLLLGLPQPGTAQGPSGTNHWAFTPPSRPTPPAPRQTNSVQSPIDAFVRARLEVENLQPAPPAAPETLHRRLCLDLTGLPPSPEETSNFVRAFRQDPRQAVSDRVDQLLASPRYGEHMASRWLDLARYADTSGFQGDPFRSMWRWRDYVIESFNRNLPFDQFTIEQLAGDLLPNPTLNQRLATGFNRNHRFNTEFGSINEEWLVENVIDRVETTSAVWLGLTMGCGRCHDHKYDPISQTEFYQFFAFFNNLPERGVFWDGNDPAFAPSLRAPTPADQEKLAALEATVQEREAEVRRMETSLMLSHEQQAWERRRSRQFRRELQPHLEVDMAVGPNRVQSFLFPTSQVLHLPLDGSLAGRFGTRTTLTNRTQITTNQVTDVIQSIISNSQEITQRVAFAKTVAVRSPVQPEFGDGAVGQSLRLSGLEPALALSGVLDQDRATLAFWLRPEVPSGVILHKLGRQELFPIGILLTLTNGHLHFEAHHKIFEFDATMVPLEMTSNLQLPLHEWTHIALVLDGKRRRRGPTLFVNGQAQQLEPIKASARGLSTLVNAEPLTIGGGGGQAGLRGWVDDLRWFDRALTDREVRLLAAIPQAMALSSSPLQRSPQEQIQAGSFYRTFLSSSLATQHVALAEAVAKLEEFQKDLPEVMVMAERPEPATARVLFRGQYDAPREQVSANIPASLGTLGPSASPNRLHLARWLVSTNNPLTARVFVNRVWEQLFGIGLVRTSEDFGTQAEVPSHPELLDWLAVDWMQGGWDIKSLLKKIVTSATYQQSSSCSPALRERDPENRLLARGPRFRLPAEAIRDLALAVSGSLVEQVGGPSVTPYLPGDKPKESPQLYRRSLYSLWQRTRFNPSLATFDAPSREACTVKRPRTNTPLQALALMNEVTFVEASRRLAERTMRANATLDGRIAFMVQTALGRPPETQELAALRRITESQLERYRSNRIAAEDLVAVGASKADPSLNVQELAAYTLVASTLMNLDEFITKE
- a CDS encoding DUF1501 domain-containing protein, whose product is MNLPPFFIDPLRRRAFLERSAAGMGLLALGSLFASGASSAKETATAGYRRPVIKAKRIIYLHQSGAPSHLDLFDHKPGLAKLRGEDLPPSVRQGQRLTGMTSGYSKLPIFPSPFEFRRHGQGGAWMSELWPHLSQAADDLCLVHTLHTDAINHDPAITFVHTGSQIAGRPSFGSWLAYGLGSENQDLPAFVVLTSDGTGRPGDQPLYDRLWSSGFLPSEFQGVRFRSAGDPVLFLSNPPGVDRSTRSSMLEGVRELNQLRQGTVGDPEIQTRIAQYEMAFRMQTSVPDLGDLSREPAHVLNLYGPEVRKPGTFAANCLLARRLAERNVRFIQLYHRGWDQHFSLKDQIKGQCYDVDQPCYALLTDLKQRGLLEDTLVVWAGEFGRTVYGQGDVSSPKIGRDHHPKCFSIWLSGGGIRGGTTYGKTDDFAYNIVENPVSFFDLNATLLHQLGIDHTQLTFRYQGRDYRLTDVHGEVVKGILA